The region CTTCGATGACGACATGATCGTTACGCCCTTGCTGACGCATAGCGTTGGGCACGATGCGCCTACGCTGCATCTGCGTCGTCACCAGGACGACGGCATTTTTGATCGCTTCGCTTCGCACGTTGAGGAACTGTGGAAACGGGGCACTCCGGTATGGGAAGAGAAGGGCAATGGGTAGGCGCGATTACGAGGACGACCCGAACGCCCCAGCCGCGAACAGCTTGGTTCCGGCTGCTTCTGTCGTCGTCGCCGACGACTCGGGGCGCATTCTCCTTCAGCGTCGACGCGACAACGACATGTGGGCGCTTCCCGGTGGTGCCATGCACATTGGCGAGTCATTGCCGGACTGCGCGATTCGGGAGACGAGCGAAGAGACTGGTATCAATGTCGAGATCATCGGCATCGTCGGGACCTACACCAACCCCCGTCACGTCTTCGCCTACGACGATGGCGAGGTACGGCAAGAGTTCTCCGTCTGCTTCCTGGCTCGTCCTGTGGCAGGGCAACTCGCGGCGTCCGAGGAATCCACCGATGTCCGCTGGTTCGAGCCCGCAGAGGTTGATGCCCTCCCCATGGTCGCCAGCATCCGGAAACGAGTGAACGACTGGCGCGACGGCAACATGCCCGCAGCCCGGTAGTCGGCACGCGCGGACACGTTGACCCCCGTTGCTTCCTGGCGGGGGTCGTTGCTGTATGAGCCTTAGGGTCTGTCCTGTGGATCTTGGCCGCCCAGGGCGTGTAACGAAAACGGACCTTGGGTCGGCTTGGCATCTAAGGCGAGCGCCCGCCTCGCAAATCGGCAGCGGTCGGTGAGCAGGTGCGGGTAGTGGTCGGGCATGACAGGAGAGCTTTGGACCCCCGTGATTTCGATGGTCGGTGTGGCTGTGGGAGGTGCGTTGACGTATCTGACCCAACGCGCGACGCAGCGGGGAGCCGATCGGGCTGAGGAACATAGACGGGCTGCGGCGCTGGCGGAGGAGCGGCGTGCCGAGCAGATCAGGACTGTGCTGGAGTTCATCCGGTTTGCGCTGGAGGCTGAGGGTGTGGCTCATGCCCGGCCGCCCGCATGGGAGGTCGGTGACGAGTGGTACCGGACAGCCAGGCCGGCGATAGACGGCCTGCGCATAGCCGAGAATGGTGTCCACCTGCTGTGCGCCCCTGGCCTTCACACGCCGACGACCGCCTACGCCCGTGCCCTTAACCAGGCAGTCTGGCAGGAGCACGGCGAAGCGAGTCTGGCCGAGCGCCTGGAACCGGTCAAGGTGAAGTTCCTAGCCGTCGCGCGCCGCAGTCTGACCTGACGGCCATGGGCGGGCCTGCCTGGTGAGCGCCACTTCGGCGACGCGTTCGTCGTCGGGGCGGCGCTGCCGCTTGAGCAGACCGTGGCCCTTGACGGGGGCCGTGACGTCGGAATGGGGGATGGCATTGTCAGCCCGATCTACCATTCGTCGCCGTTTCAATGAATTTTGTGTCGCATAAGGCGGTGGCTGCAGACCCGACGGCCGCCGCACAGACCGCGTCCAACGCGTGCACGGGAAAGTCGAAGAAGCACGTCGTCAAGACGTACTACCGGGGCCCTGCCACGGTAGTGCTGCGTTGCGGCACGAGGAATTGGGGATA is a window of Streptomyces violaceusniger Tu 4113 DNA encoding:
- a CDS encoding NUDIX domain-containing protein, with the protein product MGRRDYEDDPNAPAANSLVPAASVVVADDSGRILLQRRRDNDMWALPGGAMHIGESLPDCAIRETSEETGINVEIIGIVGTYTNPRHVFAYDDGEVRQEFSVCFLARPVAGQLAASEESTDVRWFEPAEVDALPMVASIRKRVNDWRDGNMPAAR